The Salvia miltiorrhiza cultivar Shanhuang (shh) chromosome 1, IMPLAD_Smil_shh, whole genome shotgun sequence genome has a window encoding:
- the LOC131006663 gene encoding EPIDERMAL PATTERNING FACTOR-like protein 6, translated as MIRSWQPLKLVLSTTMRKNLPHYALFSFFCCCLCFYGIYSANIPTSNSPPSEIKFLLNLQADDNYFFKKIEKNYILEIGGVRAARRVLLGGPGSSPPRCAWKCGGCMPCKPVHVPVPPGARVTTEYYPEAWRCKCGNKLYMP; from the exons ATGATTAGATCCTGGCAGCCTCTGAAACTTGTGCTTTCCACTACTATGAGAAAAAATCTCCCTCACTACGCTCTATTCTCCTTCTTTTGCTGCTGTTTATGCTTCTATGGAATCTACTCTGCAAATATCCCTACCTCTAATTCCCCGCCCTCAG AAATCAAGTTTCTATTGAATCTTCAAGCTGATGATAACTACTTCTTCAAG aaaatagagaaaaactATATTTTGGAGATAGGCGGAGTGAGAGCGGCGAGAAGGGTACTACTAGGAGGTCCGGGGTCATCGCCGCCGCGTTGCGCGTGGAAATGTGGCGGATGCATGCCGTGCAAGCCGGTGCATGTGCCGGTGCCGCCGGGCGCTAGGGTGACGACGGAGTACTACCCGGAGGCTTGGAGGTGTAAATGTGGCAATAAATTGTACATGCCTTAG